AGTACTACATAATTACTTATAAATACTCCGTTTTCCTTAATTTGAAGTCCTGTTCTTGGTCTTACATGAACATTTTCTCCCCAATCATGTATCATAGTGTATGTTAATTTTGCATCTTTTCCTACATAGAATTCTGAAACTCCAATGTGGAGTCCGGATTTAATATGTGGTGAGGTTGCACAACCTGTAATTACATTTAATTCTCCTCCTTCTTCCACAATTATTATATTATGAACATTTTGAGAGGAGCTCTCTTCACCAATTAATAAACATGTTTGTAAGGGTATGGTTTCTTTTACTCCCTTTGGAACCCTTATAAAAAATCCTTCTGTTAGTTCCAATGCAGTTCTTGCTGCATATTTGTCTTTAATATCAACAACATTCCATAAATATTCATCTAAATTATATTTTTCCAATGCCTCAGATATTGGTATCATTTCAATTTTTGATTCAATTTTTGAATAAACTGCTTTATTATTTACTTGAAGATATGAACCTATGGTTGCTTTTTCCTCGGTATCGATTCCAAGTTGTGCTAATTTTGATTTATATTCTTCATCAAGTTCGGCAAAGGAATCTATTGATATGCCTCCTTTTTCTATTTTATAGTCTTCAAGATTGATATCTTCTCCAAATGGTGCCGGAACATCTTTATATTTTTGTGCCTGTTCCAGTATTTTTAATGTTTTTTCTTTTGATAGCATGCTATGCACCTCTTATATCCGTGGTTTATTAGATTATTAAGAATTTCTCTTGGATTTCCAGAACATGAAATTACTCCATCACATAAAACATGAGCTTTATCAACTTCCATAAAATCTAAAATATGTCCCATGTGTGTGATGATTAAACCACTTTTATTTCTTTCACAAATTTTCAGTTCTTTATCGAGCAATTTATTAATTGTATTTCCAATTAATTCTACATTCTCAACATCTACTCCACTATCTGGTTCATCAAACATGATAAAATCTGGATTTTGGGAATATATTTGAAGTATTTCAGACCTTTTTACCTCTCCTCCGGAGAATCCTACATTTACCTCCCTATCCATGAACTTTTCAAAGTTCAAATGTTTTACCATTTTTTCAACATCTTCCCAATCTCTTTTTGATATAATTTTTAAAAGATTTTTTAACTTTACTCCTGAAATTGCAGGTGGGCTTTGGTAGGATATACCTATTCCAAGTTTTGCCCTTTCATGCATCGGCATGTCCGTAATATCTTTTCCATTAAAATAGATGCTACCATTTGCAACCTCATATTTTGGATTTCCAAGTATTGTATTTATCAATGTAGATTTACCTGCTCCATTTGGACCAAATAATACATGAGTTTCTCCTTTTTCGATGTGTAAATTAATATCGGTCAATATTTCTTTATCTCCTATTTTTACACATAAATTTTCAATTCTAAGCATCTGTTAATCACCATTTTGATAAATAAGATGTATTCGGAAGTTTATCCTCGCAGGTCATAAATATTTGTGATACTCCATTAAATTTTATTCTGCGGAGCTCCGAACGAACTACAATAAAATATTTTGAAATGTATTTAATAAATATATATTTATTATTTTTAGTTATATGGCATATATAAATAAACAACAGAAACTATAATTCCAAATATCTATCATTTACTACATATAATATATGTCACAATAAATTATATTTTCGACCTATTTAAAAATTGTTTATTATAAAATACAATATTATTGATTACAATCTTTATTTATAAATAGATGTTGATTTATGATTTAATATTACAAAAAATTATTAACATAATTATATATTTTAATCGTTAGTATCGACATATTTTAAAATTATTTCTCTTATATCATCTACGCCATCTAAAATTGTAATGCCGTCCATTTTTCTTAATTTATCAACATTCTCTACATCTTCTTTTCTAATATATAACTTCAAAGTTTTTCCACTGGGAATTATTGTTTCAATTTCTCCCATTTTATTATCTGGTGGGTAAATATATGTAGGAACCTTTGCTTTAATACCTTGGGCAATGGAATTTGTAATAAGAGTATCGGCTATGCAATGAGATACCTTTGCAACAGTGTTTGCAGTGGTTGGAGCTACGATAAAAATATCATATTTTCCAGTTTGCAATTTTCCCGGTAAAAATGGGGCATTTGCATCTACTTCTAATCTAATGTCATAGAATTCATCCATTATCAAATTCCAAAGTTTATACCACTTTAAAACAGCCTTTGCACTTTTTGAGGCATATACATCAATATCTAAATTATATTTATTTTTTAAATCAATCATCATATGGACTATTTCCTCTATCTTATCTCCACATCCGGTAATGCCCCATGCAATTTTAACCATGATTTCACCTTTATTACAATATATCTGTGCGTATATATTTTACTATATATATGTTATATATATGCATAACCTACTTAAACCCTATTTTTGGACAATGTATTATAAAATTTATTTAAAGTTTTTCTTAATACCCTTAATCCTTCTTCATCTTTCATAATTCCGTCCTTTCCTTTATCCTTTGACCAAAATGTAGCACCCAAATTTGCACCAAATGAACCTCCGCCTACCGGAATCATTTCATTTATCATATAAAAGTCATGGATTGTTCTTAATGCTATTTCCTGTCCACCGTTTCTATCTCCTCCAATCGTTATGCCCATTCCAATTTTACCATTTAAAACCTTTGGATTTTTTGCAACTATTGCCCTACTTCTATCCATCATAGTTTTTAGCTGTCCAGTGATATTGCCCTGATAAACCGGAGCTCCCATTATTATTCCATCCGCCCATATTAAATTTTCATAAACTTCATTCATATCGTCCTTATGAATACAGCCCTCTTTTTTTCTTATACAGTAATCGCAATGCATACAGAATTTTATTTCTTTCCGAGCAACTGAAAAATACTTAATTTCGCATCCTTTTTCTTTTAAATAATCCAATGCATAATTCACTGCATAATTAGTACCCTGTAATCTTGGACTTCCACTTATGCCAAAGATTTTCATTATCTCACCATTTAAATATATAAAAAAATAAAAAAATAAAATAATATATTATTTATATTATAATTCTTCTTTTTCCTTCTTTTCGATTACACATTTATTGGATAGCTTTATAGCCAAATCCTCAAAATCTTTTATTGGAAAATCTGAATCAAGCATTAATTTAACTAATTCTCCTGCTTCGATATCCCCACAAGGCAATGATAAACCACAAGGTAGTGCATTTGCTAATTCAACTTTACTTTTTATTGGAAATACGGCTTTATTTTTAAAGAATTCAGCTAATTTTAATTTAAACTC
The window above is part of the Methanococcus aeolicus Nankai-3 genome. Proteins encoded here:
- a CDS encoding SufB/SufD family protein, which encodes MLSKEKTLKILEQAQKYKDVPAPFGEDINLEDYKIEKGGISIDSFAELDEEYKSKLAQLGIDTEEKATIGSYLQVNNKAVYSKIESKIEMIPISEALEKYNLDEYLWNVVDIKDKYAARTALELTEGFFIRVPKGVKETIPLQTCLLIGEESSSQNVHNIIIVEEGGELNVITGCATSPHIKSGLHIGVSEFYVGKDAKLTYTMIHDWGENVHVRPRTGLQIKENGVFISNYVVLSPVKSIQSYPTAHCKGDNSSATFQTVAYGSGNSVMDMGSRVILDGKNSTADMISRTIVVDNSKIIARGHLVGANDDVKGHLECRGLILSDDAHIHAVPELEAKKTNLDLSHEAAVGKIAEDQLMYLMSRGLTVDEATSLIIKGFLSVDIKGLPPKLAKAVDKIMEMTLDAL
- a CDS encoding ABC transporter ATP-binding protein, with the protein product MLRIENLCVKIGDKEILTDINLHIEKGETHVLFGPNGAGKSTLINTILGNPKYEVANGSIYFNGKDITDMPMHERAKLGIGISYQSPPAISGVKLKNLLKIISKRDWEDVEKMVKHLNFEKFMDREVNVGFSGGEVKRSEILQIYSQNPDFIMFDEPDSGVDVENVELIGNTINKLLDKELKICERNKSGLIITHMGHILDFMEVDKAHVLCDGVISCSGNPREILNNLINHGYKRCIACYQKKKH
- a CDS encoding flavodoxin family protein, producing the protein MKIFGISGSPRLQGTNYAVNYALDYLKEKGCEIKYFSVARKEIKFCMHCDYCIRKKEGCIHKDDMNEVYENLIWADGIIMGAPVYQGNITGQLKTMMDRSRAIVAKNPKVLNGKIGMGITIGGDRNGGQEIALRTIHDFYMINEMIPVGGGSFGANLGATFWSKDKGKDGIMKDEEGLRVLRKTLNKFYNTLSKNRV
- the afpA gene encoding archaeoflavoprotein AfpA, with the translated sequence MVKIAWGITGCGDKIEEIVHMMIDLKNKYNLDIDVYASKSAKAVLKWYKLWNLIMDEFYDIRLEVDANAPFLPGKLQTGKYDIFIVAPTTANTVAKVSHCIADTLITNSIAQGIKAKVPTYIYPPDNKMGEIETIIPSGKTLKLYIRKEDVENVDKLRKMDGITILDGVDDIREIILKYVDTND
- a CDS encoding MTH865 family protein; translated protein: MITTNHPLYEPLKDIQEFKLKLAEFFKNKAVFPIKSKVELANALPCGLSLPCGDIEAGELVKLMLDSDFPIKDFEDLAIKLSNKCVIEKKEKEEL